The genomic interval CTTAGGCTAAAGGAACGGCAGATGTAAACTACAAACAGATAAAGTCAGGTGTTGACATGGAGATTTAGCAGTGTGTCTTCAGTCTTTCTAATCcctttaaaaagtgaaagtaaaGGAATAAGTTGGAGAAGAAAATCAATATAACTCATGTCTCTGTGGTGAATATGAATGTACAGCCTGTAGCCGCGGGTTAACTCACTTAGCCTGGCAGAAAGACAGGACACAGGAAGCCTGGTTCATCCTTTCTTTAATGCAGTTATAAATGTTAACTGTCATGTGTAGTTAATTAACAAAAGGGTTAAGCCATTAAGTCTGCAGTTAGAAAGTCAATAAGAagttaataaattaattttcagCAGCTCTTTCCCACCAGTGAGATGGTAAAATAGTCCCTTGGActtggaaaagacaaagaaagaatatCCTGCCAAGTAAGTAACTATCCAAAGGCAATTTTTTTGATGGCATATAAGTTATCAACAAATATTGAATTCATAATTAATTGATCAAATGAATATAtcaataacaatatttaatttttgctcAATGCTAAATGTTGAGTTCTGGTGTAGAATTTTCACTGAAACTCAGATTAACTATAGTTTAAAAGCTAACACTCCATTTTTTGTCCACGGGACATGAACGCAGCATTAACTTCGACCCACATTTACATATCAGCAAACATTCTCACTAGGGCGTGCCAGGGAAGGTTTAGGTGCACTTATAACAGCAGGGCTGTACATGGGGAAAGTCACAAAAACTTGCGCAAGTGTGTGAGGAGGATTGTAAAAATCCCCAGCCCTACCTGGGGATGTTCCAAGGGTCTCCCAGAGACCTCCACAGGCCGTCCTCCTCCGGGCTGACGACTTGACTGAGCAGCCGGGCGGTCGCCTCTGTCAGCAGGGGCGAGAGCACGGTGGGAGGCAGGTCTGCGGGATACCGAGCCACTATCTGTGGGGAAATTGAGCAGGTGTATACTCTCACAGCTGAGAGATATGAACTCGATACAACACTGCAGCAAGTGGGAAATGGACTGCAGTTTGAAAACGCTCACCATGCCTAAACACGTGAAGAAGATGTGGACAAAGTCTGGGGCACTGGGGTTGGTCAGTGACCCGTCCAGCTGACCCTGTAATACAAGGGAGTGTGTCAGCAAATCGGGGGAATCGTCTAAAATCTCTCCAAAACCTCTGTGGACGACATGTAAAGATCTGAAGAGGAGTTTACCAGCAGGTTGAATCCATATTTGATTTTCTGGAGACAGGAGATATATTCCTCCCAAGATGGCAGACCGTcagctggtgctgctggacAGACACAATTATGATACATACAAAACTCTACTATTTATAACCAGTCTACTGTCTGTGCCTTTACTTTTCTCTCATAACTTCCTTAATGGCATCTGCCTGTGGAATCAGAGAAGAATATTACcagttttctttgattttttcttcttcgcaTTTTTCTTCTTGCCCTTGTCCTTCTGCACTGACGGTGCATTCACTGCAGCAGTAACTTTGTCCATGAAAATCTCCAAATCACCTAGAATGTGGTTTAAAATGTCCTGTAAAAGGAATGATAAGACAATGATATTCGTAAAAATTGATTATTGATACAATCCACTCCCTACAACTTATGTAAACAGTTATGGCAGCACTGACTGTGTTCCTCTTTGTGTCTGCTTGCTCAGGAGGAACCTCTGGGCTACTCTGTGATTCACGAAGATCGGGAGGTCGAAGCATCTCTTCTTGTGCGGTGTAGTCCCGTGGGGGAGACATTCTCTCTACTTGGAAATCATAAAAAAGAATTTGTCGGTAAATATTGATATGACTCAATGAACTGTGAATGTTGACGCAGCTGTTAAGAGTTCTGGGCAGAGTTGGTTGATGAAGCCGGCTTGTTTGCACATCCATGAACTTTATTTAAAGAAGTCACAGCTGTTTGAATTGAAATGAGTTTGTCCTTGGTTTTCTATGAAGTACCTGGTTCTCTGTTACCCCACTGTGTGGgctggtggtccagtggtggcAGGGCACTTTCTCGCTGCATGGGGCGAGGCCTGGTCTGCTGGAAACTTCCTGGAGCGTGTTGCCCGATGATATTTTCAAGATTGCTCCTGAAAACATTGACAGACAGCAGTTAATGACTGTAATATATGTGATTTTATCTTTGTTTAGACCTTATTCTTGTGGTGTGACACTGTACCTGATGTCAGACTGGTCCCTGCGTGGTTCCACATCACTGTCTCTTCTCTGGACGGCTTTATCCAGATCGCCCTTGATGATCTCCGCCttgtgagacagaaacagaacaacacaaaTGTTATAAAAATACTGATAATGGTTCCAGATAGTGACTGTTTATGATTTCAGAGATTGTACAATGTGGCTAACACATCCTCCCCTTCTCCGGAGGCTGTCGAGAGGCAAAGGAAGTGGACTCACCCCTGTCTCCTCACACTGGAACATGAAGACCTGGGGGTGGCGTTTGCCATGATCCTGGACAGTAATCGTCAGCAGAGAGTTGTAGGCACAGCTGTCCAGTATGGCCTTGGTTTGCCTGATGCTTCTCAAAGGTAGTGACTCCAGCTCAatctttaaaatcaaacagaTGGGACAGAGATTGATACCACCGTGTAATGAAGAAATCATTTAATAATACGCACAGCTTAAAATGAATGTGGAAATTATCAACACAGCTATTTTAACTTCATATTAAAAACATACTTGTATAATTATGCTTCATGTTTACTCACAGCtttattttgtgtaattatttttttccttaattaaTTCTTAATTCAACAAAAAAGCAATGTTCTTCCAGCTTGGTTTCTGGAACTGTTTCCTGTTCCTACATGACAAAGCCCCTGAGGGATGGAAGGCCCACGAAGACCTGATAATAACAATTGTTAAgatgtccacatacttttggacATGCAGAGTGCCTGTTTAGACTGTGGAGAATACTACCGACCTTGGACTCAATGTCGCTGAGCAGTAAGTTTCCTCCCTGAGCCTCCATGATCATCTCCTGCGGCCACAGGCGACCTTTGGTATCCAGCCTCTTGAGCTTGGCCACGCAGTCGTCCAGTCTCTTCATCTCCTGGCCGTCCATCTCACAGGTGAACAAATGCTGTGGAGTCAACGTTCAGGGTCATGAGTAGGGAGTGTATCGTCgcagtcatttgttttgtctccatGCTGGTTCCTTATTTACCTCCACTCTGACGTGAAATTCGTCAGTATGTTTGTTCAGCGTCTCAGAGTATTCCTTTCTCTGCACTgatgaaaagaacatttttttcaataaaaaagtaaaatgctaTTACacagatgaatgtgtgtgtttttttttgtctaaacatacagtatatggatTTCCCACTGGGTCTGGACATGCTGTTGCTCTGCAGCAGAGCGGCCCTTGGTTCATCTTGTTGTAAAGGACGTCTCAGTTGAGGGAGGTCCTCCTGTGAAAACCCCCTGAGGAACAACAAAAAGGTAACTTGTCAAACTGATCAAGTGGGGCACAAGAGGCGGAGTCATTCATTACAAGCAACATCCTCAGAATTGTGAATGAAGTTCTTATTGAAAACCCGGTTAATAAGGTTAGAACAAAATCCAACAGTGACATTCAGTCGTTTTATTTCTCATATCATTTctgcagtgaaagaaaaagagagtaGAAGCTTCGACACTGACGAGTCATGTCGGGAATCAAAGAATCTTTGTTCACTAAAAACATATGAtagtttctatatatatattgctaaTAAAATATCTCTTTGTTGGAAGCTCTGTTTTTTAACTGTATTCActtttgtccctgtcaggatACTGTAGGATGATCagggatctgattggtcagtagttggtcTGTTATCACAAACTTAACCCAATGCTGCAGTTCAGcacaagttaccatggtgacttATGTGAAGAAGTGACCCAGCATTGTAAGACTGAACAGCTCAGATCAAGTTGACAGCTCCAAGGACATCAGATTGGACTGTGATTGGATCTCGTTCTAGATATAAATATGCATATGTTTGCCATTTACTTGAACATGATGTTGCTGCGCATTGCTGTGTTTTAGCTAGTCTGAcagaatgtgtgaatgtataCTTGCACTTCTGTCTTTTTGAGGACCAATGTGACCATTAGACCTTTCAGAGTGAGGCCATTCTTGAGAGTGAAACCTTGGTTTTTATGGTCAGAATTATGTTTTGCATAAGGGTTTAGTTGTGATTGTTAAAGTCACAGTTAGGGGGCAAGGCATTGCATTATGTCAGTGTCCTCAAAAAGATagaagtgtgtgagtgagtgagagagtgagtgagggagagagagcatgtgtCACCGGCCTATCATGTCAATAAAACCATCGTCGTCACCAGCGCAGCAATCTGGAGATAAATCATCCACAGTCCACAAGTCAACTCAAATGAGCTGTACAGTTACCACAACACAGAAGTGTTTTATTATGATCGGGCGTGAACAGGCGAGCAGTGTTCAAACACAGAGCTCAAATTCCTGAATTAATAGCAGTGACGGTGATGCTGAGAGTTAAAATATAGGTTTTACTGACCTCGGGGAGTAAGAGAAGGGGGCGCTGTTTCCGTACATCTTCAGACAACAGCGTCTGTCTCTTTCAAAGAGTTCAATCTTCAGagatttttctcaaaatgtctttGGAAGCCGTGCAGACCGGTACAGAAAGCTGTTTCTCCACCTGACAATGTGGTAAAAATATGAGTTTCCCCACTTCAAAATAAACCAAGACGGATGGTTGGGCAGACACACTGTTCACACAACACACGTGACACACTCAAGCTTTCGTTCATCCAGTTTGGTCGGTCACAGATTCTGACTAGAGCCTGAACCATTTATCGGTCGGTCGATATGAGCCTCTCAGACATATTGGTGCCGATATCCACCAatatgaaaacctttattttttatgggggaaaaaatatatttacatgaataaaaaaaaaaatctgttttcaggtTGCATTTATTCAGGTGTAtttgtgaatacattttatttattattatgtattataaagtttatggtttcaGCAAAAATATAAAGACTCTACAAAATGTCTTTGTAGTAAGGGTTTGACAATGATGTCTTGGGAAtcattggcattttttttcagatatatAGATCAGCtgatgtatataaatataaatatataaatttgttAGTCCCCAGTAATGGTATAAGTGTTGGCCCCCACAAATCCTCATCGGCCAGTCTGATTCTGACAGTTTCATTAAAATAAGATGGtcacttttacaaaataaaacacacttgTCCTTTTACATTcataacttaaaaaacaaatgatgaccACTAAAGTTCATCTTCCGTTTATTCAACAAACTCAGGGGTTTTTCTGCTTCAGTCTTACTTGATCTGGTTGGCTAATGTTAGCAAACTTCAGCGAAGTTATGCAATTGAACTGACATTACTTACAGGTCAGTTTGCTACTTGTTAACACAACATTTGACCATTTTTATTATCTCATGATTGTCAAATTTAACCACACTGGCTGTTTAAGTAAAGGTTATTTAATCGTCCGAGGCGGTGATATAACTAGCAGGTAAAGGTCCAgttgataattattaataatcattttgaCTCATTAACAGATCCTTTATGTATTAAGAGCTAAAGAAACATCTCCTCCAGTTTAATAACTGCCACATATCGTCTAAATTAAATGTTGTCAATAGCGGCCCCACTCCATGTAAGAGCAGACATTTCCATTTCTTAAGACGCAAGTGTCAGGATTAATTCAACAGTTTTAAATTATAGCCTCTAATCACATCACATTTACAACATTTCGTGATCTGGTAattacctgtctgtctcagcTCTGGTCTGGTTTCATCGCTCCTTTCCTTCAAACAGGTTTCTACCAACACCGCTCGTGGCCGAGGGCAGTTGTTCTTCCAACAGCCTGCTGAGAAAATATCCTTGATTTCCTGCTTGAAGCCACAAGGTTCAAAGTGCAACAATCAGCAGGAGTGACGGATCAAGAGGGTTGGTCCGATTTGTCATTTGAGGAACGGAGGGAGGCAGCAAATCTGCGGCTTATTATGAGTCCAAAGGTTTAGAAATGCTTCACAATATCTCAAACAAACCCGAGTGATCAAAGGTCTCAAGTGCATCAGAAAACCTTGCTGAGGCGTGATCTATGGTGGCAATAAAATGTTGACGTCTGTCCGACATACCTAACGtcactgagaaaagaaaaggttaacCAAATGGTTCAGAGAaagttgaaaaaacacaaactggccAGTTGTAGTTGAATAAGAGATCCATTTATTTTACCATCAGCTGAcgtgtaaatactgtacacacccATTCTATTGACAGAGACAATCTTACGAGAAATAGATAATTCTGCAAAGAAAAGTGAGCGTCTCGTCTTGGGACGATGAGTTGGGGATTAGAGAAGCCTTCTCTGAAGACTGGATAGTTTAGGCCATAGCTTTGGACTGACTCGCCTTAGCCAGAGCATTCAGGTCTGTGATGCATTTAGCGatgctctccttctcctgaaaaacaacaaaaaacagacgtATGAAACTCTGATGTGTCAACCAAAGTATGTAAAAgacaagaaggaaaaacaagggCTCACAGGTCATACATTGTAAAATGACAATTCCTGTTTGTATCTTATCATTTACAGCGAGAACAACACCACtaaaaaaagctaatttttCTATGTTGGAACAGTAATTAATAGGGTTTTTGTAAGTTTTCTGTACTAGTGCTGGGATGTCTTCCAAATAATTATTCCTTTCAATACTTATTTTCTATTGAAAAagagtttttaaatgttacaacAACTTTGCCTTGACTAAATCTACAATGTCTGATATTGCATTATGGGTTGAATGTGGTCTTCATGTTGCTAGGCAATTTTCAAGTCCCCGTTTTACAGCTTGTCGCCCAGTTCAAACAGCTCTAGTGAAGTGTTTTGatgacacattaaaaaataaataagggtTGCCTCTCTCTTGATAGGGAAGGATTACTGGACACGATTATCAGGACACGAAATGTGTCCTGATTGTAAGCAATGCCAAAAAAGTCTTGTTGatgctaaacataatcatgctggccccgatgtgtccttgctgttACCAGTATCTTGTTGAGGCTATCTAGTAGGATGACGCGGATGTGTCCTTGTTGTGAACAATTGAACATGTGACACCTCAGGCCTGTTACGTAGATGGtgggtacaaaagaactgtacacccatatgcactttgattCGGCTTCCTTTTGTGCTATGAACCACATCTCgaaataaacgtctcccgctgaaactgctcatcggctgctTCAACATgtatttctgcaaacctcctgaaacctgaaaattcCTTACAATAACACAATTTTCACAAATTATCCACAAACATAACATGACGGCTTCTGACGGTATGAccgggaaagaaaaaagactgacCTACAATATGGGCGGGCAATATCGTGTTTTAAAGTACATGAACTGGTTTTGGGTCTGGATATTCTGTACTGCTACCAGGATTGCCTGCTACCAGACTGACCTGCTGGGGAGTGATGCTGCCGATGACACTCTTCTCCACCCAGTTGACCATGTGCTCCTGCTCCATGCGGAGGTGGAGGCTCTGCAGGGCGATCTGGTAGTCCAAACGCCTCTTCACCTCATTGGTCACCATGTGTAGCCTCTCTCTGTAGTTGGTCTCCAGAAGCATGGCCACATTGTTCTGTGAGGGAAACAGGAGGCCGGCAGTCTTTGTCACTACACTACAGAAATATTTGTGGCATAACCCTGGGTTCGCTGATACATTCATTTCAAGCAGGTTTATTCCGTCTTTACATGCTGACGTGCAGCCAGAATGCACAGTTATATTCTCTCAGGTATTCTAATCAATAAAAAAGTATGAGTATCACTTCAATAAGATAATgggaattgttttcatttatggcCTCTTTATTTCCACAgacataatttttttccaactccTCAAATTCATAGGTCGATAAATGAAAGATTACATAATGACGCCCGTTCAACACCTGCAACTCAGAGTAGAGGGCTACAGGGTAATTACCTTTAGTCAATATGTCCTGTGTAAATATGAATCTGTGAATTGTGAACAGTGACAATATGggtaaatgaaaacaaccatCACTGCTGCTCACCCTCTTGGCATCAAAGAGAGCTGaccttccctctgctctccactGTTCCTTCTGCTCATCCTCAATGGCCTGAGTCAGGTTGGACATAGCCAGGTCCTTCACCTCCTGAACCTTGGCCACTttttcctgaaaacacaaagaggcgcgcacacacaaggaTTACAGAGGAACTTGCAAAAGGTTATGcacaaaaaagaagacagatgaCACACTAAACTTTCCAGCATGCAATTATtaaccagaaaaacaaaaaaacaaatggctgcCAGCCTACCTCATTGATTTTGTCAACAAAAGTAGCAAAGCTTTGGCCATATTTCTTGACGGCGTAGATGAAGACGGCACCTATGGAGATGGCTGAGATGGTCTCATGGTTGATGACATAGAGCTCCTTGGAAAGCATGTATAGGATGAGGCCAGTACCCAGCATGTAGGGTCCTGGTGGCAAAAGGAATTCAATATTATTCACAATCActcattttacatttcctgtatgtgtgtgtgtgtgtgtgtgtgtgtgtgtgtgtgtgtgtgtgtgtgtgtgtgtgtgtgtgttttccccttGTTTTGAACCTACACATGTCAGCTACATAACACTATTGCTGTAGCATAACA from Scophthalmus maximus strain ysfricsl-2021 chromosome 3, ASM2237912v1, whole genome shotgun sequence carries:
- the atp5pb gene encoding ATP synthase F(0) complex subunit B1, mitochondrial, whose protein sequence is MLSRLVIVSAGALKGSGHLGAGLVQASRCLHTTSQSLAPLPPLPEKPGKVRHGIFPEELFQFLYPKTGVTGPYMLGTGLILYMLSKELYVINHETISAISIGAVFIYAVKKYGQSFATFVDKINEEKVAKVQEVKDLAMSNLTQAIEDEQKEQWRAEGRSALFDAKRNNVAMLLETNYRERLHMVTNEVKRRLDYQIALQSLHLRMEQEHMVNWVEKSVIGSITPQQEKESIAKCITDLNALAKASQSKAMA
- the eps8l3b gene encoding epidermal growth factor receptor kinase substrate 8-like protein 3b, with the translated sequence MYGNSAPFSYSPRGFSQEDLPQLRRPLQQDEPRAALLQSNSMSRPSGKSIYLQRKEYSETLNKHTDEFHVRVEHLFTCEMDGQEMKRLDDCVAKLKRLDTKGRLWPQEMIMEAQGGNLLLSDIESKIELESLPLRSIRQTKAILDSCAYNSLLTITVQDHGKRHPQVFMFQCEETGAEIIKGDLDKAVQRRDSDVEPRRDQSDIRSNLENIIGQHAPGSFQQTRPRPMQRESALPPLDHQPTQWGNREPVERMSPPRDYTAQEEMLRPPDLRESQSSPEVPPEQADTKRNTDILNHILGDLEIFMDKVTAAVNAPSVQKDKGKKKNAKKKKSKKTAAPADGLPSWEEYISCLQKIKYGFNLLGQLDGSLTNPSAPDFVHIFFTCLGMIVARYPADLPPTVLSPLLTEATARLLSQVVSPEEDGLWRSLGDPWNIPSSRWPGDNVPPYIPEFYDGWRPPAPSRIPSPLPYQNGPMSRSNSQRRPPDQPSRQIDESHSYSPRAMQRRPEEPVGISAWNPPPPPPTNSREPPLYMRVIYDFVARNNQELSIMKGDVVQVIQKSKQWWLVRNARNEEGNIPQNVLEPMKSARPMEDTPWETRGPVTLDMSSSPAEVKAWLQYKGFSKITVSSLGVLTGKLLLGMTKDEIRTVCPEEGGKVFFQLQAIKSAIALASEPSGQYNSRY